The following are encoded in a window of Brachyhypopomus gauderio isolate BG-103 chromosome 18, BGAUD_0.2, whole genome shotgun sequence genomic DNA:
- the mettl27 gene encoding methyltransferase-like protein 27 isoform X4, translated as MLFSYLVMASSRTFADVRDVILSAHTNVGLQSKIGFYSTWAENYEQDVALLDYRAPHLAAECITKNFKGDKARAIILDVACGTGLVSAHLKKLGFKHFVGIDGCAGMLDLARKTGLFQELKQCMLGQDSLLEQDEMYDIVVIVGALSVGQVPVTVIEQLWRATKPGRTDEAPKMTPRAQKISASRGMPDQRRICVHDYKRQCRKSRIQSRA; from the exons ATGTTATTTAGCTATCTAG TAATGGCAAGCAGCAGAACCTTTGCAGATGTGCGGGATGTAATCCTTTCAGCTCATACGAACGTGGGACTTCAGAGTAAAATTGGGTTCTATAGCACCTGGGCAGAGAACTATGAACAG GATGTCGCACTGTTGGATTACCGTGCTCCGCATCTAGCTGCAGAATGCATAACTAAAAACTTCAAAGGTGATAAAGCGAGAGCCATTATTCTGGATGTGGCATGTGGGACAGGGTTGGTCTCTGCACAT cttaaaaaactggggtttaaacattttgttggcATTGATGGATGTGCGGGAATGTTGGATTTGGCAAGAAAAACAGGACTCTTTCAGGAGCTTAAACAATGCATGCTGGGTCAGGATTCCCTGCTGGAACAAGATG AGATGTATGATATCGTTGTAATTGTTGGAGCTCTGAGTGTTGGACAAGTGCCAGTGACGGTAATCGAGCAGCTCTGGCGAGCCACAAAGCCAG GCCGAACAGATGAAGCTCCTAAAATGACCCCGCGTGCGCAAAAGATCAGTGCTTCACGTGGCATGCCCGACCAGAG GAGGATATGTGTGCATGACTACAAGAGGCAATGCAGAAAATCAAGAATACAAAGCAGAGCTTGA
- the mettl27 gene encoding methyltransferase-like protein 27 isoform X3: MLFSYLVMASSRTFADVRDVILSAHTNVGLQSKIGFYSTWAENYEQDVALLDYRAPHLAAECITKNFKGDKARAIILDVACGTGLVSAHLKKLGFKHFVGIDGCAGMLDLARKTGLFQELKQCMLGQDSLLEQDEMYDIVVIVGALSVGQVPVTVIEQLWRATKPGRTDEAPKMTPRAQKISASRGMPDQRLFMRNTDRVRSPQLGTCNEGNPIFH; encoded by the exons ATGTTATTTAGCTATCTAG TAATGGCAAGCAGCAGAACCTTTGCAGATGTGCGGGATGTAATCCTTTCAGCTCATACGAACGTGGGACTTCAGAGTAAAATTGGGTTCTATAGCACCTGGGCAGAGAACTATGAACAG GATGTCGCACTGTTGGATTACCGTGCTCCGCATCTAGCTGCAGAATGCATAACTAAAAACTTCAAAGGTGATAAAGCGAGAGCCATTATTCTGGATGTGGCATGTGGGACAGGGTTGGTCTCTGCACAT cttaaaaaactggggtttaaacattttgttggcATTGATGGATGTGCGGGAATGTTGGATTTGGCAAGAAAAACAGGACTCTTTCAGGAGCTTAAACAATGCATGCTGGGTCAGGATTCCCTGCTGGAACAAGATG AGATGTATGATATCGTTGTAATTGTTGGAGCTCTGAGTGTTGGACAAGTGCCAGTGACGGTAATCGAGCAGCTCTGGCGAGCCACAAAGCCAG GCCGAACAGATGAAGCTCCTAAAATGACCCCGCGTGCGCAAAAGATCAGTGCTTCACGTGGCATGCCCGACCAGAG GCTATTTATGAGAAACACAGACAGGGTCAGGAGCCCACAGCTGGGAACTTGTAATGAAGGAAATCCGATCTTTCATTGA
- the LOC143481656 gene encoding claudin-like protein ZF-A89 — protein MGRQLFAAFLVLVGFLGTIVICALPMWKVSAFVGANIVTAQVFWEGLWMNCVFVSTGNMQCKAYDSILALSQSLQVSRALISVSLAAGVVGIVLMVIGARGTNFYREDQDAKMRYGITSGVVYIIAGALCLTAVSWSAHNIIVGFYSPTATDAMRGELGASIYVGWLAGFLLILGGAIFISTNCRSR, from the coding sequence ATGGGAAGACAACTCTTCGCAGCCTTCCTGGTTCTTGTGGGCTTCCTTGGAACCATCGTGATATGTGCTCTGCCAATGTGGAAGGTGTCCGCCTTCGTGGGAGCCAACATTGTGACGGCCCAGGTGTTCTGGGAAGGCTTGTGGATGAACTGTGTATTCGTGAGCACTGGAAATATGCAGTGCAAGGCATATGACTCTATTTTGGCTCTGTCTCAAAGCCTCCAGGTCAGTCGAGCTCTGATCTCTGTCTCCCTTGCAGCAGGTGTAGTCGGTATTGTGTTAATGGTCATTGGGGCCAGAGGCACTAACTTTTACCGTGAAGATCAAGATGCCAAGATGAGATACGGAATAACATCTGGGGTAGTCTACATCATTGCTGGCGCACTGTGCTTGACAGCTGTGAGCTGGTCAGCGCACAACATCATTGTGGGCTTTTACAGTCCTACAGCAACAGATGCAATGAGAGGGGAACTCGGGGCCTCCATATATGTTGGATGGTTAGCTGGCTTCCTCCTCATCTTGGGTGGAGCCATTTTCATCAGCACAAACTGCAGGAGCAGATAA
- the mettl27 gene encoding methyltransferase-like protein 27 isoform X1, whose translation MLFSYLVMASSRTFADVRDVILSAHTNVGLQSKIGFYSTWAENYEQDVALLDYRAPHLAAECITKNFKGDKARAIILDVACGTGLVSAHLKKLGFKHFVGIDGCAGMLDLARKTGLFQELKQCMLGQDSLLEQDEMYDIVVIVGALSVGQVPVTVIEQLWRATKPGGYVCMTTRGNAENQEYKAELEHVVRRMVEEKRWSCVAVNEVEEWERAVAEHETGYIPGAVYLYQRTQ comes from the exons ATGTTATTTAGCTATCTAG TAATGGCAAGCAGCAGAACCTTTGCAGATGTGCGGGATGTAATCCTTTCAGCTCATACGAACGTGGGACTTCAGAGTAAAATTGGGTTCTATAGCACCTGGGCAGAGAACTATGAACAG GATGTCGCACTGTTGGATTACCGTGCTCCGCATCTAGCTGCAGAATGCATAACTAAAAACTTCAAAGGTGATAAAGCGAGAGCCATTATTCTGGATGTGGCATGTGGGACAGGGTTGGTCTCTGCACAT cttaaaaaactggggtttaaacattttgttggcATTGATGGATGTGCGGGAATGTTGGATTTGGCAAGAAAAACAGGACTCTTTCAGGAGCTTAAACAATGCATGCTGGGTCAGGATTCCCTGCTGGAACAAGATG AGATGTATGATATCGTTGTAATTGTTGGAGCTCTGAGTGTTGGACAAGTGCCAGTGACGGTAATCGAGCAGCTCTGGCGAGCCACAAAGCCAG GAGGATATGTGTGCATGACTACAAGAGGCAATGCAGAAAATCAAGAATACAAAGCAGAGCTTGAGCATGTGGTTAGAAGGATGGTGGAAGAGAAAAGATGGAGCTGTGTAGCTGTTAATGAAGTGGAAGAGTGGGAAAGAGCTGTGGCTGAGCACGAGACTGGCTACATACCTGGAGCTGTCTACCTGTATCAGAGAACgcaataa
- the mettl27 gene encoding methyltransferase-like protein 27 isoform X2 yields MASSRTFADVRDVILSAHTNVGLQSKIGFYSTWAENYEQDVALLDYRAPHLAAECITKNFKGDKARAIILDVACGTGLVSAHLKKLGFKHFVGIDGCAGMLDLARKTGLFQELKQCMLGQDSLLEQDEMYDIVVIVGALSVGQVPVTVIEQLWRATKPGGYVCMTTRGNAENQEYKAELEHVVRRMVEEKRWSCVAVNEVEEWERAVAEHETGYIPGAVYLYQRTQ; encoded by the exons ATGGCAAGCAGCAGAACCTTTGCAGATGTGCGGGATGTAATCCTTTCAGCTCATACGAACGTGGGACTTCAGAGTAAAATTGGGTTCTATAGCACCTGGGCAGAGAACTATGAACAG GATGTCGCACTGTTGGATTACCGTGCTCCGCATCTAGCTGCAGAATGCATAACTAAAAACTTCAAAGGTGATAAAGCGAGAGCCATTATTCTGGATGTGGCATGTGGGACAGGGTTGGTCTCTGCACAT cttaaaaaactggggtttaaacattttgttggcATTGATGGATGTGCGGGAATGTTGGATTTGGCAAGAAAAACAGGACTCTTTCAGGAGCTTAAACAATGCATGCTGGGTCAGGATTCCCTGCTGGAACAAGATG AGATGTATGATATCGTTGTAATTGTTGGAGCTCTGAGTGTTGGACAAGTGCCAGTGACGGTAATCGAGCAGCTCTGGCGAGCCACAAAGCCAG GAGGATATGTGTGCATGACTACAAGAGGCAATGCAGAAAATCAAGAATACAAAGCAGAGCTTGAGCATGTGGTTAGAAGGATGGTGGAAGAGAAAAGATGGAGCTGTGTAGCTGTTAATGAAGTGGAAGAGTGGGAAAGAGCTGTGGCTGAGCACGAGACTGGCTACATACCTGGAGCTGTCTACCTGTATCAGAGAACgcaataa
- the LOC143481653 gene encoding claudin-4-like yields the protein MVSKGRQMLGIILAMIGFVGTIVICGLPAWKMSAFIGANIVTSQVIWEGLWMNCVVQSTGQMQCKVYDSLLILPQDLQAARALVVIALIAGIFGILLSIVGGKCTSFVPNENSKAKIAIASGVFFIIAGLLVLIPVCWTTNAIIRDFYNPALVDAQRRELGPSLYVGWGAAGLLFLGGGLLCSSCPPREDTPYNVTYTPAKSVDSSKAYV from the coding sequence ATGGTATCTAAAGGACGTCAAATGCTGGGAATCATCCTGGCGATGATTGGCTTTGTGGGGACCATTGTCATCTGTGGTTTGCCAGCCTGGAAGATGTCAGCCTTCATTGGGGCCAACATTGTGACTTCCCAGGTCATTTGGGAAGGCCTTTGGATGAACTGTGTTGTTCAAAGCACGGGTCAGATGCAGTGCAAGGTGTACGACTCCCTTCTTATTCTTCCTCAGGATCTTCAAGCAGCGCGGGCCTTGGTGGTCATCGCCCTTATTGCTGGGATCTTTGGAATACTGCTGTCAATCGTCGGAGGGAAGTGCACCAGTTTCGTTCCAAACGAAAACTCTAAGGCTAAAATCGCCATTGCTAGTGGTGTGTTTTTCATTATTGCAGGGCTTCTTGTCCTGATACCAGTGTGTTGGACTACAAATGCCATCATCAGGGACTTTTACAATCCTGCCCTTGTGGATGCCCAGAGGAGGGAACTGGGTCCTTCTCTCTATGTTGGCTGGGGAGCTGCTGGCCTGCTGTTCTTGGGTGGAGGTCTGCTCTGTTCTTCATGTCCACCAAGGGAAGACACTCCCTATAATGTAACATATACACCGGCCAAATCTGTGGACAGCAGCAAAGCTTACGTATAA
- the LOC143481818 gene encoding claudin-4-like, with the protein MTSQRMQMIGSAFALVGWLGVLLCCSIPMWRVATIVGTNIVSSHIIWEGIWMSCVGQSTGHVQCSFYESMMTLSSDLKAAQGFILGSILTGALGLILAFVGGKCSRFLDYRGEVKKNRVAAAAGVALLIAGLLCFISVSWSTGVVVQIFHDSQMADNQRRDIGAAIYVGWGASILLLMGGGVLCATSCPLKTVDDSPSVKYMIARSSQAGSTAGSSQRVWVTKPAQKGVLPASSQKSDRASANQKRDRHASATSRRSNASTSKSKLSNSDMSMVESEYCRGASTKSQIIYAGSDNSSANQIYEPISTNHEKTYI; encoded by the coding sequence ATGACTTCACAGCGCATGCAGATGATAGGCAGTGCCTTTGCCCTGGTGGGCTGGCTGGGTGTTCTCCTGTGCTGCAGTATACCAATGTGGCGAGTGGCCACCATCGTGGGTACGAACATTGTCTCGTCGCACATCATATGGGAGGGCATCTGGATGTCTTGTGTGGGACAAAGCACAGGTCATGTTCAGTGCAGCTTTTATGAGTCCATGATGACCCTCAGCTCTGACCTGAAGGCCGCTCAGGGCTTCATATTGGGATCCATTCTGACTGGTGCACTGGGCCTCATCCTGGCCTTCGTCGGAGGGAAATGCAGTCGCTTCCTGGACTACAGAGGTGAAGTGAAGAAGAATCGAGTGGCCGCTGCTGCGGGGGTCGCCCTGCTCATTGCTGGACTTCTGTGTTTTATCTCCGTCTCTTGGTCTACTGGTGTCGTTGTCCAGATATTCCACGACTCGCAGATGGCGGATAACCAGCGAAGAGATATTGGAGCGGCTATCTATGTTGGCTGGGGAGCTTCCATCCTTTTGCTCATGGGTGGAGGTGTACTCTGTGCCACTTCCTGTCCCTTAAAGACGGTGGACGACAGCCCCTCAGTCAAATACATGATTGCGCGCTCATCCCAGGCTGGATCTACTGCGGGAAGTTCACAACGGGTTTGGGTCACTAAGCCAGCACAAAAGGGAGTACTGCCAGCGAGTTCTCAGAAGAGTGATAGAgcatcagccaatcagaaaagGGATAGACATGCCTCTGCAACATCCAGGCGGAGCAATGCATCAACTTCAAAATCCAAGCTGTCAAATTCAGACATGTCTATGGTAGAGTCAGAGTACTGTCGGGGGGCATCCACAAAGTCCCAGATCATTTATGCAGGCTCTGATAACAGCTCAGCAAATCAAATATATGAGCCAATTTCAACAAATCATGAAAAGACTTATATCTAA
- the cldn29 gene encoding claudin 29 yields MVSLGLQILGITLAVVGWLGDIITCVLPMWRVTAFIGNNIVTAQMVLEGLWMACVVQSTGQMQCKVYDSMLALAQDLQAARALVVISILVSLSGILLAVVGGKCTTCISNETAKAKVAISAGVFFIIGGLLCLTTVCWSAHTIIRDFYNPLFSDAHRRELGASLYIGWGSAGLLLIGGAILCCQCPQKEERPYVGKYPAHKSTASTKEFV; encoded by the coding sequence ATGGTGTCACTTGGGTTACAGATTTTAGGCATCACCCTCGCCGTTGTTGGTTGGCTTGGAGATATTATTACCTGCGTGCTCCCAATGTGGAGAGTAACGGCATTCATCGGCAATAACATTGTAACGGCTCAGATGGTTTTGGAAGGACTGTGGATGGCCTGTGTGGTGCAGAGTACGGGGCAAATGCAATGCAAAGTTTATGACTCCATGCTTGCATTGGCACAGGATCTACAAGCTGCCCGGGCTCTCGTGGTCATCTCCATTTTGGTATCTCTTTCTGGGATTCTCTTGGCGGTTGTAGGTGGCAAGTGCACCACTTGTATTAGTAATGAAACGGCTAAGGCAAAAGTTGCCATATCCGCGGGTGTGTTTTTTATTATAGGAGGACTGCTGTGTCTAACAACTGTGTGTTGGTCAGCGCATACCATAATCAGAGACTTCTACAACCCCCTGTTTTCCGACGCACACAGAAGGGAGCTCGGTGCTTCGCTGTATATCGGCTGGGGCTCCGCAGGTCTGCTTCTTATCGGGGGGGCAATACTGTGTTGCCAGTGCCCTCAGAAAGAAGAACGACCATACGTTGGCAAATACCCCGCACACAAGTCAACTGCATCGACGAAAGAGTTTGTATGA
- the cldnd gene encoding claudin-like protein ZF-A89: MSALGLLGLALALIGWLGDIIICALPMWRVTAFIGQNIVTAQIYWEGLWMNCVIQSTGEMQCKVYDSMLALPQDLQAARALVVISIIVNLFGLMLAVVGGKCTNCLEDDVAKARVSVTAGVLFLIGGILCLIPVSWSANSVIRDFYNPQLADAQRRELGASLFIGWGSAGLLMIGGALLCCQCPKREYRGYTAKYTAPRSTTPSNGAYV, translated from the coding sequence ATGTCGGCACTTGGTCTCCTTGGTCTGGCGTTGGCTCTCATCGGTTGGCTCGGCGACATCATCATCTGTGCGCTGCCGATGTGGAGAGTTACAGCGTTCATTGGGCAGAACATCGTGACTGCTCAGATCTACTGGGAAGGTCTGTGGATGAACTGTGTGATTCAAAGCACCGGTGAGATGCAGTGCAAGGTGTACGACTCTATGCTGGCCCTTCCCCAGGACCTACAGGCCGCCCGAGCACTCGTGGTTATCTCCATTATCGTCAACCTATTTGGACTCATGCTCGCAGTCGTGGGTGGCAAGTGTACCAACTGCCTTGAAGACGACGTGGCTAAAGCTAGAGTGTCCGTCACAGCTGGGGTGTTGTTTCTGATCGGAGGCATCCTCTGTTTGATTCCGGTGTCTTGGTCTGCGAATTCGGTCATCAGGGACTTCTACAACCCCCAGCTTGCGGATGCGCAGAGACGTGAGCTGGGAGCGTCTCTCTTCATTGGCTGGGGTTCCGCTGGCCTGCTGATGATCGGGGGCGCGCTTCTTTGCTGCCAGTGCCCCAAAAGAGAATATCGTGGTTATACTGCCAAATACACCGCGCCACGATCCACGACCCCGAGCAATGGCGCTTATGTGTAG